In one window of Pseudoalteromonas sp. GCY DNA:
- a CDS encoding alpha-ketoglutarate-dependent dioxygenase AlkB, whose translation MKLPLIDNAEAEYIPAFLTKAESHSLYQWLIKHCDLSQPEIITLPNGENTEIRPWKMMFVEPRLEDPAVFPSYHGRRQAWPDLIALIQQRLQTQIGIEFSVCVCIFYPDGEEYMDFHSDLSAFGPTNVIASLSLGAERLFQVRHQENPDEKFEQQLEDGSLFIMGNGFQTQFQHAVPPAPKEIGARFNLTFRQFTWPNIT comes from the coding sequence ATGAAACTTCCACTTATCGATAACGCCGAGGCAGAGTATATTCCAGCGTTTCTTACCAAGGCAGAAAGCCATTCACTGTATCAGTGGTTAATCAAGCACTGTGATTTATCTCAGCCTGAAATCATCACCTTGCCTAACGGTGAAAATACAGAGATTAGACCCTGGAAAATGATGTTTGTAGAGCCAAGGCTCGAAGATCCAGCGGTGTTTCCTAGCTATCATGGTAGACGCCAAGCTTGGCCTGATTTGATTGCATTGATACAGCAGCGATTACAGACTCAAATAGGTATCGAATTTAGCGTCTGTGTCTGTATTTTTTATCCAGATGGTGAAGAGTATATGGACTTTCACAGTGATCTGTCCGCATTTGGGCCAACTAATGTTATCGCTTCTCTGAGCTTAGGTGCCGAGCGCTTGTTTCAAGTTCGTCATCAAGAAAATCCCGATGAGAAATTTGAACAGCAGCTAGAAGACGGTTCGTTATTCATCATGGGAAATGGCTTTCAAACGCAGTTCCAACATGCCGTACCTCCTGCACCTAAAGAGATTGGTGCTAGATTCAATCTGACCTTTAGGCAGTTTACTTGGCCCAATATTACGTAG
- a CDS encoding sensor histidine kinase: MMWNNSLVRMTIFQLAAILFATLGVLGFLHSYVFLFSGLSIAIAVLFTVLSIATLKRQKQQFEEVFTALKYQDGSFRIDNKHPISKQALTTCNELIQKAQQDKTKQAELVTTYETMLQHIEAGLILIKNGHTILICNNSAKQLLDIRGAESGHSLLAAHPELEQAKVGSHIAKDLLFKYFTFSNQGNQYQLWLFTAISEQLESTQIESWQKLIRVLIHEIGNSVAPIYSLSNTLVNITNNQLAEAVTDQELVEDYLQSLQAIGIRSQSLLGFIDNYRKLTHIPELDLQPLAVQTLFDDITPLIKSDFSDANITLHFDVTPAALSINVDRKMIEQVLLNLLNNAKDAMKNNNQEKIVTVSATINRYGKCEIKVADNGEGIEPSALDKIFVPFFTTKSHGSGIGLALSQQIIHRHKGRISATSEVGKGSCFSVLL; this comes from the coding sequence ATGATGTGGAATAATAGCCTCGTTCGCATGACCATTTTTCAACTCGCAGCCATTTTATTCGCCACACTTGGTGTGTTGGGCTTTCTCCACAGCTACGTCTTTTTGTTTAGTGGTTTATCCATTGCGATTGCAGTCCTATTCACAGTGCTGTCTATTGCCACACTGAAAAGACAAAAACAACAATTCGAAGAGGTGTTTACTGCGCTCAAGTATCAAGATGGCAGCTTTAGAATTGATAATAAGCACCCAATAAGTAAGCAAGCACTTACAACCTGTAACGAGCTTATTCAGAAAGCTCAGCAAGATAAAACCAAGCAGGCAGAGCTCGTCACCACTTACGAAACCATGCTACAACACATAGAAGCAGGTCTGATCCTTATCAAAAATGGCCACACCATTTTGATTTGTAATAACAGTGCAAAGCAATTATTGGATATTCGCGGCGCAGAGTCTGGACACTCACTACTTGCAGCACACCCAGAACTTGAACAAGCCAAAGTAGGTAGTCACATCGCCAAAGACTTACTATTTAAATATTTTACGTTTTCCAATCAAGGCAATCAGTACCAACTTTGGCTTTTCACCGCAATTTCAGAGCAGCTAGAGAGCACCCAAATCGAATCTTGGCAAAAGCTGATCCGAGTGCTTATCCATGAAATAGGAAACTCCGTCGCACCGATTTATTCGCTCTCAAATACGCTAGTTAATATCACCAATAATCAGTTAGCCGAAGCGGTGACAGACCAAGAACTTGTCGAAGACTATCTGCAAAGCCTGCAAGCGATTGGTATTAGAAGCCAGTCTTTACTTGGCTTTATAGATAACTACAGAAAGCTCACACATATTCCTGAACTTGACCTCCAACCGCTTGCGGTACAGACTTTATTTGACGACATTACGCCGCTGATAAAAAGCGACTTTAGTGACGCCAATATCACCCTACACTTTGACGTGACGCCCGCTGCGCTAAGCATTAATGTTGATAGAAAGATGATAGAGCAAGTGCTGCTCAATCTACTAAATAACGCCAAAGATGCCATGAAAAATAACAACCAAGAAAAAATAGTGACTGTATCAGCAACGATTAATCGCTACGGCAAATGTGAGATCAAAGTTGCTGATAACGGGGAAGGAATAGAGCCCAGCGCACTTGATAAAATATTCGTACCATTTTTTACCACAAAATCTCATGGCTCTGGAATTGGACTTGCACTCAGCCAGCAAATTATCCATCGCCACAAAGGGCGGATCAGCGCAACCTCTGAAGTAGGGAAAGGAAGCTGCTTTAGTGTCTTGCTTTAG
- a CDS encoding nitrilase-related carbon-nitrogen hydrolase, whose protein sequence is MKVGFYQFAVNYGDPQCNRTTIEKTLSQADFDLIVLPELCTSGSLFLCHTHMEEMAEELSNSTTISLLQSIAQQQHGTIIAGIIEKAGCEHFNSAAIVGPEGIVGVHRKIFLAPPDKRFFQSGNAFKVHEVMGIKVGILLCYDIWFEEGLTQLTEQGVQLIVNPSNYCGEDSLDTIIKQAKKYKVHIMSANRLGMDHCNDTGIQFIGQSLLVNPNGEVLILGDAKEQLITTEIDFLTPS, encoded by the coding sequence ATGAAAGTGGGGTTTTATCAATTTGCAGTCAACTATGGCGACCCTCAGTGCAACCGGACAACCATAGAAAAAACTTTATCACAGGCTGACTTTGATCTCATCGTCTTACCCGAATTATGTACTTCAGGTAGCCTCTTTCTTTGCCACACTCATATGGAGGAAATGGCAGAGGAGTTATCCAACAGCACAACTATCAGCCTGCTTCAATCTATCGCACAACAGCAACACGGTACTATTATTGCTGGCATCATTGAAAAGGCAGGCTGTGAGCACTTTAATAGTGCTGCTATAGTGGGCCCAGAAGGGATTGTTGGCGTACATCGCAAGATTTTTTTAGCGCCGCCCGATAAGCGCTTTTTTCAATCAGGTAATGCATTCAAAGTGCACGAAGTAATGGGTATTAAAGTGGGTATTTTATTATGCTACGACATCTGGTTTGAAGAGGGGCTGACGCAACTCACCGAGCAGGGCGTACAGCTCATTGTGAACCCTTCAAATTATTGTGGCGAAGACAGCCTTGATACAATCATAAAACAAGCCAAGAAGTATAAAGTCCATATTATGTCAGCCAATCGCCTAGGAATGGACCACTGCAATGACACGGGAATTCAATTTATCGGCCAAAGCCTTCTTGTGAACCCTAATGGCGAGGTACTTATACTCGGCGATGCTAAGGAGCAGCTTATCACAACCGAAATAGACTTCTTGACCCCGTCATAA
- a CDS encoding manganese efflux pump MntP, with amino-acid sequence MNFVTLLLLAYAMSTDAFAAAIGKGASLKSPRLTEAIKIGLIFGVIEASTPLIGWLIGQSAAGYVEAWDHWIAFFLLLGLGAHMIYESLKGDDDAPTQHAKQPWLKTIITAFGTSIDAMAVGVSLAFVDVNIWLAAALIGLATTMMVTIGVMIGHSAGKFLGSRAETFGGVILICVGTWLLYSHLSI; translated from the coding sequence ATGAATTTCGTCACCCTGCTACTGTTAGCATATGCCATGTCTACCGATGCGTTTGCCGCTGCAATCGGTAAAGGCGCTAGCCTAAAATCACCTCGGCTTACCGAAGCCATAAAAATCGGCCTCATTTTTGGGGTTATTGAAGCTAGTACACCACTGATTGGTTGGTTAATAGGACAATCTGCAGCTGGTTATGTCGAGGCTTGGGATCACTGGATTGCCTTTTTCTTACTGTTAGGACTTGGCGCCCATATGATTTATGAGAGTCTCAAGGGTGATGACGATGCGCCAACACAACACGCAAAACAACCTTGGTTAAAAACCATTATCACAGCGTTTGGCACCAGTATTGATGCAATGGCTGTCGGTGTCAGTCTCGCATTTGTTGATGTGAATATATGGCTCGCCGCTGCGCTCATCGGCCTTGCCACCACCATGATGGTAACAATTGGTGTGATGATTGGGCATTCGGCTGGAAAGTTTCTTGGTAGTCGAGCTGAAACCTTTGGTGGAGTGATCTTAATCTGTGTGGGAACTTGGTTGCTATATAGCCACCTTTCGATTTAA